In Macadamia integrifolia cultivar HAES 741 unplaced genomic scaffold, SCU_Mint_v3 scaffold952, whole genome shotgun sequence, the genomic window agtgatgaaaaaaaggttttgggtctctcagatcattatagaagagagtctgagagccCAAGGGAAGGATGAgtggaggctagaaaccctctcggtggtttaagaagctcccaccacgagagagaagcagatgaagagagatggagggaggcgtAGATGAAGGAGGCGTTGGGAGacagagagaaatgagaaagaggcaaagagacggagaagagggagagcccttagggtttcgGATCCTAAGGTTCTGATATCATATTGAATaaggtaatgacttgtgtctaaaaTGACACCaactctctttatttataacaatggagagacggttctagagaattataaaaaccattaaaccccttaggttCCGTTTGGTAActaacactttccctaaaacccactATTACAACAACAGGAAATGCCAATTTTAGTCTAAACAAAGCTAACAAAGTAGCAAAAGGAAGCATGAAATAATCTAGGACTACAAAGAGGGTGTGTAGACTAGTTAGTAGCTAGGAGCTTAGATATACGTGGGAAGATATTTGAACAaatttaagtttgaaatttgaccCGTAGCCAAGCTAGATCAATCACTCCCAAGACATCCAGTAGTTGGAACTACTAAATCACCATTCCTTGTGGAACAACTAGCTTTGAAATTCATACATTTCATAACCCATTGTGAATGGGCTATTTAGAAAATCGCAGCATGATGCCATTGCCAAACCTTATTGCCAAATGGTCAACCATTTGAGAAGTAATGCTAGAGATTAACCATTTTAATTCCCTCAactatgataccctactttctaaacccggtctaattacctgtattgacttggtttgatcatacaGGGGCTGAACTAGGGAGAACCAGAGAGAATTGAtgcaagtaccatatggaatatgataGCAAGAGTGACCATGAGCTTAGGTTGGCCCGACATGACTGAGCGGGTACTAAGTGTAATATGTGCGCCCAAGCCTTGCACCTGCACCCACCACGAGGCCATATATAAGGAGTAAAGGTATATACCAATATTTGTCGGTGCCTAAGTAATTTAATTATATGTGAGAGTTGATTCCCATTGAAGCCAAGTGGAACACTAATAAATGGGCTGACTGGAAGGTATGGCACTGGGGGGCTAcgatacccacctgagatatatccaCTTGAGATACCCACCAgagatatatccacctgagagacacccacctgtgactaaaATACATTTTGGGGTCCCAGGTATAAAAGGGAGATATTTATTGCTTTcctccctcattaatgttagttggttgGTGGgtgaaagtaaagaagagagagagaaagaagaaagggaaaggaagaaggagaagaaagaagaagggagagctccaccggagctgggtcttggCATTTTGAGGCCGGAATGATGATCAGCTCGTCGAGATCTTTGATTTGAGATAGGTATTGTgcatcttgctaatcctacttgagTAAttgaatctaaggtctaatggaaggtgtgtacaatgattttgaaggatttggaaggagtgttggtgaagatctagagttttTGAAAATTCTTGAGCTAAAGGAGTGAAATTgaggtttcattggtgttcttgagaaaagaggtaagaatccccatttttcttttgatgtgaTCTTAGATCTTCGTTGTGGATATATGAGGGATTGATGTCACCAGATCGACCCCAAACGAGTTCCCCAAGCCGGAGAGCAAATGGGAAGACGACAGCAAAATTCCCATTTTCTGTCTGGGGGGTGTCACACCAGCGGGtctcagacccaccagtgtacCCAGAACTCAGTTTTGAGTCTCTGGCCTGATCGACAGGTGTCACACCGGCAGTTTTAGACCAGCATGTTAGAGTCTCAGACCCACCTGTCAGGCCAATGTGCCCAAAAtgggcccaaatttgatgtgcaaagaccatttatgattctaaacttgATTTGAGTGTTTaatcatgatgattttgaccccaaaatagtgaaatgatgaATCATTACGTtcatgataggttacactcgtTATACGCacacccacacatcggatctcctACGTACTGGGTGCAAGCACCGCATacttatacaagtaagtggggagtggacttttGATTTAATTCTGGAATGTTTGTGCGTcacttaacatgtgttagtctagccatgtcatcatgtcactcgtgtgtagactagacatcacgtaTGCTATATCAtgcattgtatgtgcatttacataatatgctatgctttgttATGTTTGAATATTCATTACGTCTTGATGaatgtgatggaggaatctcaATTGGACATGATGTGTATACTCGATTAGATGCAGTAGCCGGCTTAGAAAcaagtgcatggtggctcgtggaatgggacacagtgccatcgtgtaatcgtactatctcatatagaggTATGCAACTAGGTATATCATATGCGACTAGGCTTGATATACCCCTttgtactacgacccttcccaacaggggtttacgtgttgggttaccattggGGGAAGCATCAGGTCACAGTTGTCAGGCTACTGCAACGGTTAGAAGTACCCACGACTGATCACTAGGACAATCgataaccccggtggtatattcagagggccgatcaAGCTACTTTTATTTCgagtggagtcacccatttactttatGTCATTTAAATTGCCGGGAGTCACTTACATTCACATTTTGGTACCAACGGTGGCCTTtcccgacaaccctatgggtgtatcatgggatggggtttgtggctcgtacccggggcatacacccactgtggttgtgagtagcacataacctatgacctagtaatgttgtttaggtaaataagattaaaatgaattgcatacatataggttcatttgtactATGActgcttgtgtggtcttcctttccacttactgggctattGAGCTCATCCTGCGtgactctttttaggtgattttgtagGTTACCCGCTTGAAGATCAGGAGCCGGGTCTCACTGTAGAGTTTCCCtccgaggactggtgggtccttgaTGAGTTCGAGCACAGTGCTGACTGCACGTGTGAGGATTGTGCTGTATGGCAGCAGTGACTTCAgattaattcttttttattcttttgatgtaccatTTTGATgtcttgatgcttaaattgttagaTTTTTGTgcatatatcatgccttcgggcccatatgtatataacttttataactcaatttgggtatcaagtatttggggaACAATTACGGGTATTATTAGAATAGATCTTCTGCTGAAAATATAGGTCTTATCTTACTTTAGTAGTTGTATGTTGTATAGTGGTTATTGCATTGTTGAGCCTagtaggtttgtgagttaaccgaaGTTATCTCGGTCATCGGctcggttctgtgagaacggggtgtcaCATCGACACTGTTGTTGCCAAATGTTAATCActattcttttctctatttatttccttcccctcttccaccCCCTCTCATAAAGCTACAAATTTTTCTTGCCTTGCTCACTTTAACCAACCTTTAATTGAAGGGTAGAGGTAAAGGTTTTGTTATGTTTATGGTAGAGGGATACTCTTGATTTGCATCAAGTAGTTTTGCCATGTGGAAGGGGAAAATATTTTGTTCAATTTTAACCATCTACggatattttgattattttttggatCGCTTTCTCTTGATAGTTTTGGGTTGTTTCAAACGTTAGATAAGGGTAACACAAGACTTATGCTATCTATTCATCATCCGTGTGCTTTGTAAAGCTTGGAAACTTTTCGTTGAGGTGTTTACACTATGTGCAGCACTGAGAGATTGCAAAGTCTTGGAAGTTATTTGATGAAAAGCCATGTAGAGACATAGCATCTTGGAAATTGATGATATTAAGGTTAGTTTCATATGGAAGTGGCAGGCAATCATGCAAATGTGTtggctctctctctttttttttggggggtgggggttctTATTAAAATGACTAATGACAGTGAAGAATTACTGCACgcaaaaaatcaatgaaacttgTCTCTTATGGCAAGATCTACAAGTTTATTGAATAAAAATTCCAAAAGATTCACAGATGTTGGAAAATCCTTGTTCTGTCTTTGGATACCAATTTCTAGGCCGATTCAGATTAGTATTGATGGAGGATAATTCCATATATGATTCTGGACTCTTAAACCATGTGTTTGTGGTGGATGCCTTTACGTAGGGCACGACATGTGACCAAAGTTGAACCAGAGAGTTACCTTTCCAAATAGATTGACCACATCATCCCTTCACATTGCTTCAAATAGAATTTAGCATGGATTTCAGATTCTATGGTTGGTGATTCTCTGATTTCTGATATGTGGAGAGATGACATGGCCAATCTAGACCATTCAAAAGTGGAATTCTGATCAGTTCTTCATTGAAACTGCCATGTGGAGGAATGATCAGGGGTTTGTCAAGCTACTGTTCTGTGTTCTACAAATATGCATTCAACAACTACTCCATATAGGAAGTAAATAATTAGGAATAAAAAGGCAGGGGGTTCTCCATGGCACAACTTATAATTTTGTCTCGCTACATCTTTCTTGCAAACTGAAACAAAGACCCTCAAACATTCAAACACACTGTTTCAGAAACATCAAGAAATTAATGCATAGAATTGTTGATTGAGACATAATACACAGATTGAATGGTTAAAAGTCCTTTGATTGAACTTCTAGAGACAGAACATAGTACGTGTTGTATGAGTCTTCCCTTCAAGTTGGTTAAGGTAACTAATTCTTTAGGACTTATCTGCATGGTCTCTGTGTTCCCAGGAAGAATGTCTGACACCTCTTTACTTCTTAATAAATCTCCATATCTCCAATTTGTTGTACTGctgctgtgtttatttcttgGAGAGTTATTCATGGACTCTTCGACattcaatcttttaattttcttttgagatATGTAGGACCCTGGTAACCAGATTGCCTTTACTACAGGATGTCCACATGGCTCTCTTATAGATAAATAATAGTTCCTATTTAATCTTGAGTCACTGAACCGGCTTTATCTTTGAGTCGATAGGATGCTTTTCCATCTACATCTACCCTCCATAACTGCCCCAACAGAAGTATCTTATAGATATAAGCTGTATTTATAGTTTTGGACATCTGAATCTTCTCTGGAGGACATGCTCAAGTATTGCAGCTGTATGCAGGATCTATTGAATCCTCAGTTCTGATGTGGATTGAAAATTCTTGGCTCATATGAATGCTTTATTTCGAGGATGGTTCTCAAGTATTGTATTCACTGCGATGATCTCACAAAAACGACCTTGAATACTAAGGAAGATCAGATCTTCTGTATTTTTCCAATACTAAGGATTAGCTTGACATTTATAAGAGTTTAATATCAGAAATACTAGCCAAATCTTTTCCAATGACAACAATtgcctagtgcagttggtgagttgtggtgtgcttAAAACCCAtgttcactaggaggtctcgagtttgagCCTCTTGGCTGTTATCTACTTCTTTCCctatctatccaaaaaaaataaaaggttttaaaattcgGGATTGATCTTGACTGATTGCAGTTTTCGATTCAAAACAGATTTGGATCGTTTTGGAATAAATGGATTTAcactcattaaaaaaatattattattatttgtccTTGGATTGTATCAATGGATGTGGATCAGTATTACATGGATCAAGATTCGAGATCGGAGATTGATCAATGCGATTTGTTAAGCTTGATCGGATTCTGAAACTATGAATGCTGAGGTGGGACCTAGTTTACAGGGTCAGCATCAATACTCAGTCTAAGACAATCCAAGTCCTTCAAATTCTACCAGCGTTTTTTTTTAgtaggggaatttactatcactcccctacacttggtcTATGTTTACTAAAACTCTCAtactttttacctttttttttttttttttcctctttagattctctcttgcttttggatttttgcatctctttcttccttactctttttaaatacccaaattaaCCGTCTTTTCATCTGCAACCTattaaaaattttttaaattgatttgttCAAAACATGCATTTACTAATCCAACAAAACAACAAACTGGCTTGTCCTTCCATTATTACTTGGTTGAAATGTTGCTTTTATTTGTTAAAACTCAAACTCCTCCTTAGCTCTTATACCTTAGCTCTCATAtcgttatttttctattttttgaattttttttaaatgcattagTATTGAGTTACATTgcttttattcattttatttatttatttatttattattattattattattattattattattattatacctCATCCttcatcaaggatattgtttatttattgatttatttttttcttttgtcccaTCCATCCTCATGAGTTtagtaatctatttttttttatcgatattGGATTGATATCACTTTCATTCCATACTAATTCGTATCAGTATTCATATCAATGTTATATTCCGCTTTAGGATTGCTACacatggttttagggattaaaataataataaaagatcgGGATCGTTCTCAACCAATACTAATACGGATCACTTAATTTGGACAATCCAATGGCAACTACGAGAATCATGCCCTTCATTTGTGCCATCTTTCCACAATGTCATTTTTGAAgcaatcaatttgaaataagTTTAACAAGGTACAGGTGAAAATGAagggtaatttgggtatttaaaaagaccgagggagaaagagatgtaaaggTCCAAAAGCAGGGAATATCAggtgaaaaaaaagaagaagtagaaggtagggaaattttagtaaatataggccatgCATGTGTGGGGGAGTGCTAGTAAATTCCCTTTCTTAGTAAGCATGTTGTTGATTCTCAAATTCAAAAGGATATAGCTCATCTACAGCGCAGCAGGGGTCACAGTGTACATCCAATGGCCTGAGCAACCCAGGCATGGACCCAACACATGGGAGTGCATCCTGAGGAGTTCCAGGCCGTCGGATGTGCGCCACGCTATAGAGGACCCCCATCAAGTCCGAAAAAGCAAGAAGAATGAAACTTAAACTTGGCAGTGAGAAAAAGAATGAGATGCATTGCCTTCCTTTGATTGATAAACTAAACTTCGCTTTATTCCACTTTTAAACAGAGATATGTGTTCCTTCTTCTCATAACAGaaagcatgaagaagaagaaagagaaagaaagaaggttcAACCTTGCTTTCACTTTAAACAACTTCCCTTTACTAACCAAAGAATAAGATGCATTCCTTGGTCTGATTTCTTTAACTAATCTTCACTTCATTCCActagtaacaaaaaaaaaaaagttgttcctttccttctcttgaagaaaaccaagaagaaaaagTAAGAAAGTTCAACTTGGCATTCACTTTAAAGAACTCTactcaataaataataagaataagaagCATCCTTCCCCTCTAATCTTCACTTTATTCCAATGTAAAGTTCAAAATGTGGTCCTTCCCATGACAAAAGGGATGTATAAGATTGGCTAACCATGACTGTTCATTCTCATTTgtaatcaaaagaagaagaaacaaccaGCAGCAACATTTACTAAAGCAACAGAAGAACATGGCTCTCTCTATTGTGTCATCTGTTGCACAATACCTTGGTGGTCTGCTAATGCAAGAAGCAGAACTCATAGGTGGGGTATCAGATCAGATTGAGAAGATCCAAAATGAAATGAATCGGATACAAGCCTACTTAATAGATGCATATGCAAGACAGGATGAAAGCGCAGTTGGTCGTAATAGGATTTCAGAAATGAGAGACCTTGCATACGATGTGGAAGATGCCATAGACACCTATATTCTAGAAGCCAAGTATAAAAGCTTCTTCAATCCAAAGAAATATGTACGACTTCACAAAATTGGGAAAGAGATCAAAGGTCTTGAAGCCAAGATAATGGACATCACTTGCGGTGTAGCAACTTACAGTACAAGCCAAGGAGAAGGAACGAGCTCTACGAGGGAGACGCGGCAACAGTTGAGACAATCCTATCCACATTTTGACGATGAAGATGTTATCGGCATAGTCAACGACATTATGGTATTGGTTGCAGAGTTGATCAATAAGGAAGGCCCCCATCTGGTTTCCATTGCTGGGATGGGGGGATTGGGTAAAACTACCCTTGCCAAAAAGATTTACAATCATGATCATGTGAAGTGTCATTTTGATTGTTGTGCTTGGAGTTTTATTTCCCAACAATTCCAAGTAAGAACCATTTTGCAAGAAATCATAAGGAAAGTTTCCAATCCAAATGAAGAAACGAGACTTGAGACTTTGAATGATGGAGAATTGAAGGAGAAGCTTTACAAGGTATTGGAAGACAAGTGCTATCTGGTGGTCCTTGACGATATATGGAGCACAGAGGCTTGGGATGTTCTAAAACCCGCATTTCCGAAAGGAAAGATGGGAAGCAAAATAATGGTCACCACTAGGATCAAAGATGTTTCTCTTCATGTAGATTCGTTGGGCTATCTTTACGAACCTGTGTGCTTGACAGAGGAAAAGAGTTGGGAATTATTCAGTAAAAAAGCTTTTATTTCCCCTTCCAAGAATATTGTTGCTTCAACTACTCCTTATTCTTCATTCCCTCAAGATGTAGATGtagagaagatggagaagttgGGAAGGGAGATGATGAAAAAATGTAGAGGTCTGCCTTTGGCAATTGTTGTACTTGGAGGCATGCTGGCAGCGAAGAAATCAATTCATGAATGGGAGATGGTGGGTAGAGACATTGGCAGGTATCTGAACAAAGCGGAAAAGTTGCAAGAACAAGAAGCAGGAGGTGGTGGTGTTTCATGGATATTGTCTCTAAGCTACCATAATTTACCTTcttacttgaaaccatgctttcTGTACCTCGGCATCTACCCAGAGCATACCGAAGTCCATAAAAGGGACTTAATCCAAAAATGGATCGCAGAAGGTTTTGTGCAAGGAACAACGTTAACAAAGGAGGAGATAGGAGAAGAATACTTTGTTGAGTTGATTAACAGGTCAATGGTCCAAGTGGCGGGTGAAAGGAGCTTCCGTGGAAAAGTCAAAGCATGCCGGTTGCATGACTTAATGCGAGATGTATGCTTGTTGATGgcagaagaagagaatttcCTGTGTACGTTTGATAAttcttccacttccacttccacttccacttgtTTGGTGGAATCATCATCAATTTCTAATTACCATCGAATAATGCGGAGACATGCCATCCACTTCAGTTGTGACAGCTACAGGTATGTTTCTATGCAACAACCCacaagaagtagaagaagtCCACATCTCCGTGCCTTCTCCTTATGGATGACATCAAATCCAGATGAATCCATTGAATCCATTGGGACATTAAAGTTGGTTTGCaagaaattcaattttcttAGGGTCCTAGAGCTTGAGGATGTCAAGATTGATAGCTTGCCAAGAGCCATAGGGGAGTTGATTCACTTGAGATATTTGAAGTTGTTCCTTAAGTACAATAGTACAGAGGTTCCAGTGAGTATAGGTAATTTACGGAGCCTACAATTCCTTATACTCAGAGGCATTGAAAGATTACCGAACGTGCTATGGAAGATGGAACAATTGACTTACTGTTATTGTTATGTATACTATGGTACGCACAATAACAAACCTTTGCGAGTAGATGGACTGAAGAATCTCTCGACTATGATCCTTCTTGGGAGGAGATATATGATGTTGGATGGTTTGACAAATTTGACAAATCTTCGATCATTGAGTCTTTCTGGTTTTGGAAATTTTGACTGGACAACACTTTCTCATTGCCGTAGCCTATGGAAACTGTGTCTATATGGGCAAATAGTGAAGTTATCAAAGTCGGATGAATTCCCACCTAATCTAACAAAGCTATGGTTGAATGGTGCAGACTTGAAAGAAGATCCAATTCCAACATTAGAAATGTTACCGAACTTGGAATGTCTCGTGATATGTT contains:
- the LOC122070601 gene encoding probable disease resistance protein RF45; translated protein: MALSIVSSVAQYLGGLLMQEAELIGGVSDQIEKIQNEMNRIQAYLIDAYARQDESAVGRNRISEMRDLAYDVEDAIDTYILEAKYKSFFNPKKYVRLHKIGKEIKGLEAKIMDITCGVATYSTSQGEGTSSTRETRQQLRQSYPHFDDEDVIGIVNDIMVLVAELINKEGPHLVSIAGMGGLGKTTLAKKIYNHDHVKCHFDCCAWSFISQQFQVRTILQEIIRKVSNPNEETRLETLNDGELKEKLYKVLEDKCYLVVLDDIWSTEAWDVLKPAFPKGKMGSKIMVTTRIKDVSLHVDSLGYLYEPVCLTEEKSWELFSKKAFISPSKNIVASTTPYSSFPQDVDVEKMEKLGREMMKKCRGLPLAIVVLGGMLAAKKSIHEWEMVGRDIGRYLNKAEKLQEQEAGGGGVSWILSLSYHNLPSYLKPCFLYLGIYPEHTEVHKRDLIQKWIAEGFVQGTTLTKEEIGEEYFVELINRSMVQVAGERSFRGKVKACRLHDLMRDVCLLMAEEENFLCTFDNSSTSTSTSTCLVESSSISNYHRIMRRHAIHFSCDSYRYVSMQQPTRSRRSPHLRAFSLWMTSNPDESIESIGTLKLVCKKFNFLRVLELEDVKIDSLPRAIGELIHLRYLKLFLKYNSTEVPVSIGNLRSLQFLILRGIERLPNVLWKMEQLTYCYCYVYYGTHNNKPLRVDGLKNLSTMILLGRRYMMLDGLTNLTNLRSLSLSGFGNFDWTTLSHCRSLWKLCLYGQIVKLSKSDEFPPNLTKLWLNGADLKEDPIPTLEMLPNLECLVICLGGRIIKYYFSTKGFGRLQYLQLYHIHGMEELEVEKGALPCLVGLQIDRCFRLRKLPEEIRFITGLKKLEVIGMPNGFNERLQKDVGDDWHKIQHIPSIIIRRSPPS